Proteins encoded within one genomic window of Flavobacterium oreochromis:
- the secG gene encoding preprotein translocase subunit SecG, giving the protein MSTFTIFLVLITIVCFLLVVVIMVQNPKGGGLSSTFGSSQMMGGVQKTTDFLDKSTWYLAGALLVLILLSSLSFNGTNSDTGSKLIDESALPAAIPATPGSDSKTATPATPTKPATEEKKIIQNKIY; this is encoded by the coding sequence ATGAGTACATTTACAATTTTCTTAGTATTAATCACTATAGTTTGTTTTTTATTAGTGGTAGTTATTATGGTGCAAAACCCTAAGGGAGGAGGATTATCTTCAACTTTTGGTAGTTCACAAATGATGGGAGGTGTTCAAAAAACAACAGATTTCTTAGATAAATCAACTTGGTATTTAGCAGGAGCTTTATTAGTACTTATCTTATTGTCTAGCTTAAGTTTTAATGGAACGAATAGCGATACTGGTTCTAAACTAATTGATGAGTCAGCTTTACCTGCTGCAATTCCAGCTACTCCAGGTAGTGACAGCAAAACGGCTACTCCCGCTACTCCAACTAAACCTGCTACAGAAGAGAAAAAAATAATCCAAAATAAAATATATTAA
- a CDS encoding gamma-glutamylcyclotransferase family protein, protein MKDTAHLLFSYGTLQLEKVQLENYGRILEGKHDVLKGYKIEKIQITDKEVLAKSELEYHPIAVKSINKADFIQGVIFQISSLELEKTDQYEVDQYSRVLETFESGRKAWIYIQEDCKI, encoded by the coding sequence ATGAAAGATACAGCCCATTTACTTTTCTCTTATGGAACCTTACAATTAGAAAAAGTTCAACTTGAAAATTATGGAAGAATTTTAGAAGGTAAACATGATGTATTAAAAGGTTATAAAATTGAGAAAATACAAATAACAGATAAAGAAGTATTAGCTAAAAGTGAACTCGAATACCATCCAATAGCTGTAAAATCTATAAATAAAGCAGATTTTATTCAAGGAGTTATATTTCAAATATCCTCTTTAGAATTAGAAAAAACGGATCAATATGAAGTGGATCAATATTCTAGAGTATTAGAGACATTTGAATCAGGAAGAAAAGCCTGGATCTATATACAAGAGGATTGCAAAATATGA
- a CDS encoding MarR family winged helix-turn-helix transcriptional regulator: MKYSVFNLNDQNQKIESRIIVALERISQAFRVLLWKESKENSLSPIQIQILIFICFHSKEKCKITYLAEEFNMTKSTISDSVKILITKGLIEKKSNLVDTRSFWLVLTEEGYKIALKASFLLLLYKIVWKIC; this comes from the coding sequence ATGAAATATTCAGTATTCAATTTAAATGATCAGAACCAGAAAATTGAAAGTCGTATAATAGTTGCTTTAGAACGTATTTCACAAGCATTTAGGGTATTACTTTGGAAAGAAAGCAAAGAGAATTCTCTTAGTCCTATTCAGATTCAAATTTTAATTTTTATATGTTTTCATTCAAAAGAAAAATGTAAAATAACCTATTTAGCAGAAGAGTTTAATATGACTAAATCAACAATAAGTGATAGTGTAAAAATATTAATAACAAAAGGATTAATAGAAAAAAAAAGTAATTTAGTAGATACCAGAAGTTTTTGGCTTGTATTAACAGAAGAGGGGTATAAAATTGCTTTAAAAGCATCCTTTTTGCTTCTTTTATACAAAATAGTATGGAAGATTTGTTAG
- a CDS encoding MMPL family transporter, producing MQELAIGDEFIIKEGYLLTRDQSKLLLFINPQYGGSETDKNTQFVALLKTIQSVVNKEFKGKVQLSYFGSPIIAVANANQIKSDIITTVLLSMGTLILILILFFRKITIPIIIFIPTIFGVVFAIASLYFLRDTISAISLSVGAVLLGVTIDYSLHIMTHYRHNADVKQLYKDTTKPLIMSSSTTAVAFLCLLFVKSDALKDLGIFASISVIISALFSLIIIPHLYKPQNDGLSHAGILDKLSKIPFEKNKFLIIGTFILLFVSCFTFNKVTFNNNLGDLNFIPDEIRQTEKKLAASTSLTSKAIYVVAYGTNEEQAIEANARLNDFLVQQKNQKNIYNYSSLAGLLPSESEQINKIKKWESFWTNSICKKVETELIQNGKRFGFKQDTHEVFYHTIRSNKSILRLQDLKQFLPDLTDEYVSNSPNWYTIATIVKLDEKHKEKLIRSFEHFKNIVVIDRQQLNETFLGKLRDDFNNLINYSLIAVIFILFIFFKRIELVLVSLLPITATGFVTAGLMGLFNIPLNIFSTIVCTLIFGHGVDFTIFMTSALQKEYTTGKDEMPAYRVSIILAALTTILAIGALVFAKHPALVSISSVSLLGVISALLITFVFYPIIFKWLFFNRPKKEKSRFDY from the coding sequence ATGCAAGAACTCGCCATAGGAGACGAGTTCATTATCAAAGAAGGATATTTATTAACTAGAGATCAATCTAAACTACTATTGTTTATTAATCCTCAATACGGAGGAAGTGAAACAGATAAAAATACTCAGTTTGTTGCTTTATTAAAAACAATACAATCCGTTGTAAACAAAGAATTTAAAGGAAAAGTACAACTATCTTATTTTGGTTCTCCAATAATAGCAGTAGCTAATGCTAATCAAATAAAATCTGATATCATTACTACCGTTCTCTTATCTATGGGAACACTTATATTAATTTTGATTTTATTTTTTAGGAAAATTACAATTCCTATTATAATCTTTATCCCTACTATTTTTGGAGTAGTATTTGCTATTGCTAGCCTTTATTTTTTAAGAGATACTATTTCAGCAATTTCATTAAGTGTAGGAGCCGTTTTGTTAGGAGTAACCATTGATTACTCGCTTCATATAATGACACATTATAGGCATAATGCAGATGTAAAACAATTGTATAAAGATACCACTAAACCATTAATAATGAGTAGCTCTACAACAGCAGTTGCTTTTTTATGTTTATTATTTGTAAAATCAGACGCATTAAAAGACTTAGGTATATTTGCTTCTATAAGCGTTATAATATCTGCTTTATTCTCATTAATTATTATTCCTCATTTATATAAACCCCAAAATGATGGATTATCTCACGCGGGAATATTAGATAAACTATCAAAAATACCTTTTGAGAAAAATAAGTTTTTGATTATAGGAACTTTTATATTGCTTTTTGTTAGTTGTTTCACATTTAATAAAGTTACATTTAACAATAATTTAGGAGATCTAAATTTTATTCCAGATGAAATAAGGCAAACAGAAAAAAAATTAGCAGCTTCTACTAGCTTAACCTCAAAAGCCATTTATGTAGTAGCATATGGTACAAATGAGGAGCAAGCCATTGAAGCTAATGCACGATTAAATGATTTTTTAGTTCAGCAAAAGAATCAAAAAAATATTTATAATTATAGTTCATTAGCTGGTTTATTACCTTCAGAGTCAGAACAAATTAATAAGATAAAAAAATGGGAATCTTTTTGGACAAATTCAATTTGTAAAAAAGTAGAAACAGAATTAATTCAAAATGGTAAACGTTTTGGATTTAAACAGGATACTCATGAGGTATTTTATCATACCATTCGTTCTAATAAGTCAATACTTCGATTACAAGATTTGAAGCAATTCCTTCCTGATCTAACAGATGAATATGTTTCTAATTCACCTAATTGGTATACTATAGCTACAATAGTAAAGTTAGATGAAAAACACAAAGAAAAATTAATTAGATCATTTGAACATTTTAAAAATATTGTGGTTATAGATCGTCAACAGTTAAATGAAACTTTTTTAGGAAAACTCAGAGATGATTTTAACAACTTAATTAATTACTCCTTAATAGCAGTAATCTTTATTTTATTTATATTCTTTAAGCGTATAGAGTTAGTTTTAGTCAGTTTATTGCCTATTACTGCTACTGGTTTTGTTACTGCAGGTTTAATGGGACTTTTTAATATTCCACTAAATATATTTAGTACGATAGTTTGTACCTTAATTTTTGGTCATGGAGTAGATTTTACTATTTTTATGACAAGTGCTCTTCAAAAAGAATACACAACAGGTAAAGATGAAATGCCTGCTTATCGTGTTTCTATTATTTTAGCAGCTCTAACAACCATTTTAGCTATTGGAGCTTTAGTTTTTGCTAAACATCCAGCATTAGTTTCTATTTCTTCTGTTTCCTTATTAGGTGTAATTAGTGCATTATTAATAACATTTGTTTTTTATCCAATCATTTTTAAATGGTTGTTTTTTAATCGTCCTAAAAAGGAAAAATCCCGGTTCGATTATTAA
- a CDS encoding DUF2024 family protein translates to MKVAVWDTYVTKKNGDIMHFDIIAPIEMIDKENIYDYGKEYLKTKGQEGQNLTSEECKFCHVESLQPKWEEEINKKGYFIIEIENC, encoded by the coding sequence ATGAAAGTAGCAGTTTGGGATACTTATGTAACAAAAAAAAATGGGGATATTATGCATTTTGATATAATTGCTCCTATAGAAATGATTGATAAAGAAAATATTTATGATTATGGGAAAGAATATTTGAAAACAAAAGGCCAAGAAGGACAAAATTTAACGTCAGAGGAATGTAAGTTTTGTCATGTAGAATCACTTCAGCCTAAATGGGAAGAAGAAATAAATAAAAAAGGTTATTTTATAATAGAAATAGAAAATTGTTAA
- a CDS encoding C45 family peptidase, translating to MIFYSCGINKSVHHLPLNLPKKSDKVSVIHVSDTLIIHKQGYLVKNPHKIWELHVKGTPSQLGLLSGALAEKLIKKQERIFFNKLAEIIPSTFRQKLLRTVLKWYNRKLYLNVKEEYKTEIYGLSQYSDTTFNYVASPYLRSLYLHGAHDIGHAMQDLALVGCSSLAVWGDKTEDGQLLIGRNLDFYAGDDFAKDKLITFVNPEQGIPFVSVSWAGMIGVFSGMNKEGLTVTINAAKSKIPLAAKTPISLLTREILQYATTIEEAVKIAKEKAVFVSESILVSSAKDKKAVVIEVSPNNFGIYNVENANSLVCSNHFQSSAYQNDKRNNKHIRESHSLYRMQRMQELIANQDKITPYKMAEILRNKEGLKGISIGYGNEKSINQLLSHHAVIFKPESRIMWISTNPYQLGEFIAYDLNKVFDQQNQKEANLPELTIPKDSFLESEAYRNYELYRKYDQLINNAINGDQLLESNFIKKYQDLNPNLWSVYYKIGIYQYKHRLYKEALYNFEKALTLEITTLVDKNKVQKYLRKTKEKLS from the coding sequence TTGATTTTTTATTCATGCGGAATTAATAAATCGGTTCACCATCTACCATTAAATCTCCCTAAAAAATCAGACAAGGTTAGCGTAATTCATGTTTCTGATACATTAATCATACATAAGCAAGGTTATTTAGTAAAGAATCCTCATAAAATTTGGGAACTTCATGTTAAAGGAACTCCTTCTCAGTTAGGTCTACTCTCAGGGGCCTTAGCCGAAAAATTAATTAAAAAACAAGAGCGAATTTTTTTTAATAAGCTGGCAGAAATAATACCTTCTACGTTTAGACAAAAATTATTACGTACAGTTTTAAAATGGTACAATAGAAAACTTTATTTAAATGTAAAAGAAGAATATAAAACCGAAATATATGGATTGTCTCAATATTCTGATACAACATTTAATTATGTAGCTTCCCCTTATTTAAGAAGTTTGTACTTACATGGAGCCCATGATATAGGACATGCTATGCAAGATTTAGCCTTAGTAGGGTGTAGTTCATTAGCAGTTTGGGGAGATAAAACAGAAGATGGTCAGTTGTTAATAGGTAGAAATTTAGATTTTTATGCTGGCGATGATTTTGCAAAAGACAAGTTAATCACTTTCGTTAATCCAGAACAAGGAATTCCTTTTGTAAGTGTTAGTTGGGCAGGTATGATAGGGGTATTTTCTGGTATGAATAAAGAGGGGTTAACAGTTACAATAAATGCTGCAAAATCTAAAATTCCATTAGCAGCTAAAACACCTATTTCATTACTTACTAGAGAAATACTACAATATGCTACAACTATTGAGGAAGCTGTAAAAATTGCTAAAGAAAAAGCTGTTTTCGTATCAGAATCTATTTTGGTAAGTAGTGCTAAAGATAAAAAAGCCGTAGTAATAGAAGTATCACCTAATAATTTTGGTATATATAACGTAGAAAATGCGAATAGTTTAGTTTGTTCTAATCATTTTCAAAGTTCAGCTTATCAGAATGATAAAAGAAATAACAAACATATTAGAGAAAGTCATTCTTTGTATCGTATGCAGAGAATGCAAGAATTAATAGCAAATCAAGATAAGATAACACCATATAAAATGGCTGAAATTCTTAGAAATAAAGAAGGATTAAAAGGAATATCCATAGGTTACGGAAATGAAAAATCAATTAATCAACTTCTCTCACATCATGCTGTTATTTTTAAACCTGAAAGTAGAATTATGTGGATTTCTACGAATCCTTATCAGTTGGGGGAATTTATAGCATATGATTTAAATAAAGTTTTTGATCAACAAAATCAGAAAGAGGCTAATTTACCTGAATTAACAATTCCTAAAGACTCATTTTTAGAATCAGAAGCTTATCGTAATTATGAGTTATATAGAAAGTATGATCAACTAATTAATAACGCAATTAATGGTGATCAACTTTTAGAATCTAATTTTATTAAGAAATATCAAGACCTAAATCCTAATTTATGGTCTGTTTATTATAAAATAGGAATATATCAATATAAACATCGGCTTTATAAAGAAGCATTATATAATTTTGAAAAAGCATTAACTTTAGAAATTACAACCCTAGTAGATAAAAATAAAGTTCAAAAATATTTAAGAAAAACTAAAGAAAAATTATCATGA
- a CDS encoding thioredoxin family protein — MEKSIFYHAGCPVCISVEHDIVNLIGENNVEIVHLGEDRSRIEEAERRGVKSVPALLTTNGNVLHINFGATLTDVKG, encoded by the coding sequence ATGGAAAAGTCAATTTTTTATCATGCAGGTTGTCCTGTTTGTATTAGTGTAGAACATGATATTGTAAATCTTATTGGAGAAAATAATGTAGAGATTGTACATCTTGGTGAAGATCGTAGTCGTATTGAAGAAGCAGAAAGGAGAGGAGTAAAGTCAGTTCCAGCTTTGCTTACAACAAATGGAAATGTACTTCATATAAATTTTGGTGCTACTCTAACTGATGTGAAAGGTTAA
- a CDS encoding lysophospholipid acyltransferase family protein: MMCFRKIMVLFFRSVLNINPIVKKKVINPHKIDFSKQAIVIANHVSVLDTLAFGMLTHKIVYLVNDWVYKSPIFGKAVKAMGYYPVSKGIEGGIEHLREKIKQGYSLMIFPEGTRSTDNLIKRFHKGAFYLAQEFELDILPVYLHGNTETSPKGDFMIHNESITIVVGNYISYQDKNFGENYITRTKKINKFFREQFDTIRHKLETEEFFKKKVVDGYLYKEEEVYQSVLNDFYLNKKNYYTLFTNISDDAKILHFANDYGQLNAILTLQYPKRKIQTFVYTLENLEIASTNYLNRIRNIEYLNYQDILKPYDCLFISTTCFSENDLRPHFKNVNEVVLFQADLYIDSLLKNGFELLYEKDKVKTFKK; this comes from the coding sequence ATGATGTGTTTTAGAAAGATAATGGTACTATTTTTTAGGTCAGTCTTAAACATAAATCCTATTGTCAAAAAGAAAGTTATAAATCCTCATAAAATAGACTTTAGCAAGCAAGCAATTGTTATAGCTAATCACGTATCTGTTTTAGATACTTTAGCTTTTGGAATGTTAACTCATAAGATTGTTTATTTAGTAAATGATTGGGTATACAAATCCCCTATTTTTGGTAAAGCGGTTAAAGCAATGGGATATTACCCTGTTTCTAAAGGAATAGAAGGAGGAATTGAACACTTACGAGAGAAGATTAAGCAAGGATACTCATTGATGATTTTTCCAGAAGGAACTCGTTCTACTGATAATCTTATAAAACGTTTTCATAAAGGAGCTTTTTATTTAGCACAAGAATTTGAATTAGATATTTTACCTGTTTATTTACATGGAAATACAGAAACATCTCCAAAAGGGGATTTTATGATTCATAATGAGAGTATTACAATAGTGGTGGGTAATTATATTTCATATCAAGATAAAAATTTTGGAGAAAATTATATTACTAGAACTAAAAAGATAAATAAATTTTTTAGAGAACAATTTGATACAATTCGACACAAATTGGAAACTGAAGAATTTTTTAAAAAAAAGGTCGTTGATGGATATTTATATAAAGAAGAAGAAGTTTATCAAAGTGTTTTAAATGACTTTTATTTGAACAAAAAGAATTATTATACTTTATTTACAAATATATCAGATGATGCCAAAATCTTACATTTTGCTAATGATTATGGTCAATTAAATGCTATACTTACTTTACAATATCCTAAACGTAAAATACAAACTTTTGTTTATACTTTAGAAAATTTAGAAATTGCTTCTACAAATTATTTGAATAGAATAAGAAATATTGAATACCTTAATTATCAGGATATTTTAAAGCCTTATGATTGTTTATTTATTTCAACTACATGTTTTTCTGAAAATGATTTACGTCCTCATTTTAAGAATGTAAATGAAGTAGTCTTGTTTCAGGCAGATTTATACATTGATTCTCTTTTAAAAAATGGATTTGAACTTTTGTATGAAAAAGATAAAGTTAAAACTTTTAAAAAGTAA
- the groL gene encoding chaperonin GroEL (60 kDa chaperone family; promotes refolding of misfolded polypeptides especially under stressful conditions; forms two stacked rings of heptamers to form a barrel-shaped 14mer; ends can be capped by GroES; misfolded proteins enter the barrel where they are refolded when GroES binds) — protein sequence MAKDIKFDIEARDGLKRGVDALANAVKVTLGPKGRNVIISKSFGAPHVTKDGVSVAKEVELKDTLENMGAQMVKEVASKTNDLAGDGTTTATVLAQAIVKEGLKNVAAGANPMDLKRGIDKAVEAIVTDLGKQAKEVGSSTDKIKQVASISANNDDVIGDLIATAFGKVGKEGVITVEEAKGTDTYVDVVEGMQFDRGYLSPYFVTNTEKMEVELERPYILLYDKKVSSLKELLPILEPVAQSSKPLLIIAEDVDGEALSTLVVNKLRGALKIAAVKAPGFGDRRKAMLEDIAILTGGTVISEESGYTLENATLEMLGTAEKVSIDKDNTTIVNGAGDNEMIKNRVNQIKAQMESTTSDYDREKLQERLAKLAGGVAVLYVGAASEVEMKEKKDRVDDALHATRAAVEEGIVAGGGVALLRAKSVLTEVKADNADETTGIQIVSRAIEAPLRTIVENAGLEGSVIVAKVSEGKDNFGYNAKTDEYVDMLEAGIIDPKKVTRVALENAASVAGMILTTECALIDIKEETPAGGMPMGGGMPGMM from the coding sequence ATGGCAAAAGATATAAAATTTGATATTGAAGCACGTGACGGTTTAAAACGCGGTGTTGACGCATTAGCAAATGCAGTTAAAGTAACTTTAGGACCTAAAGGACGTAATGTAATTATTTCTAAATCGTTTGGAGCTCCTCATGTAACAAAAGATGGTGTTTCTGTAGCGAAAGAAGTAGAGCTAAAAGATACTCTAGAGAATATGGGAGCACAAATGGTTAAAGAAGTAGCTTCTAAAACTAACGATTTAGCTGGTGATGGCACTACTACTGCTACAGTATTAGCCCAAGCAATTGTAAAAGAAGGTTTAAAAAACGTAGCTGCTGGTGCTAACCCAATGGATTTGAAACGTGGTATAGACAAAGCAGTTGAAGCGATTGTTACTGATTTAGGTAAACAAGCTAAAGAAGTAGGTTCTTCTACTGACAAAATCAAACAAGTAGCTTCAATTTCAGCAAACAATGATGATGTCATTGGTGATTTAATTGCAACAGCTTTCGGTAAAGTAGGTAAAGAAGGTGTAATTACGGTAGAAGAAGCAAAAGGAACTGATACATATGTGGATGTAGTAGAAGGTATGCAGTTTGACAGAGGTTATTTGTCTCCATACTTCGTTACAAATACTGAAAAAATGGAGGTTGAATTAGAAAGACCTTACATTTTATTATATGACAAAAAAGTTTCTTCATTAAAAGAATTATTACCTATTCTTGAACCTGTAGCACAATCTTCAAAACCACTATTAATTATTGCTGAAGATGTAGATGGTGAAGCTTTATCTACTTTAGTAGTAAACAAATTACGTGGAGCATTAAAAATTGCCGCAGTAAAAGCCCCTGGTTTTGGCGATAGAAGAAAAGCCATGTTAGAAGACATTGCTATTTTAACTGGAGGTACAGTTATATCTGAAGAAAGCGGATATACTTTAGAAAATGCTACTTTAGAGATGCTAGGTACAGCAGAAAAAGTATCAATTGACAAAGACAATACTACAATTGTAAACGGTGCTGGTGACAATGAAATGATTAAAAATCGTGTTAACCAAATCAAAGCACAAATGGAGTCTACTACTTCTGACTACGATCGTGAAAAATTACAAGAGCGTTTAGCTAAATTAGCTGGTGGTGTAGCCGTATTATACGTTGGCGCTGCTTCTGAAGTAGAAATGAAAGAGAAAAAAGACCGTGTTGATGATGCTTTACACGCTACTCGTGCAGCTGTAGAAGAAGGTATCGTTGCTGGTGGTGGGGTAGCTTTATTAAGAGCTAAATCAGTATTAACTGAGGTTAAAGCGGATAATGCTGATGAAACAACGGGTATTCAAATTGTTTCTCGTGCTATAGAAGCTCCATTACGTACTATCGTTGAGAATGCTGGCTTAGAAGGTTCTGTAATTGTAGCAAAAGTAAGCGAAGGAAAAGACAACTTTGGTTATAATGCTAAAACAGATGAATATGTAGACATGCTTGAAGCTGGAATCATTGACCCTAAAAAAGTAACTCGTGTAGCGTTAGAAAATGCAGCTTCTGTAGCTGGTATGATTTTAACTACTGAGTGTGCTTTAATTGATATTAAAGAAGAAACTCCAGCTGGAGGAATGCCAATGGGTGGAGGAATGCCAGGTATGATGTAA
- a CDS encoding phenylacetate--CoA ligase family protein, with protein sequence MIPEIEKQSSHEIKVFQEQKLKELLVYLNTHSAYYKKAFAHYKIDLQSIQTLEDLQKLPLTSKTNLQLYNDDFFCVPRYKIIDYATTSGTLGSPVTFGLTDLDLDRLAYNEAISFACAGIKEGDVVQLMTTMDRRFMAGLAYFMGLRKLKAGVIRVGAGIPELQWDSILKYHPKYLIAVPSFLLKMIEYAEKQGIDYQNSSVKGVICIGESLRNQDFSPSLLTQKITEKWGIHLYSTYASTEMSTAFTECQQQKGGHHHPELIITEVLDELNNPVAEGQSGELVITTLGVEGMPLLRFQTGDIVQLHTQPCACGRNTHRVGPVLGRKQHMIKYKGTTLYPPAMHDLMTCFSAIKNHLIEISTNDLGTDEILIKIASTDTTEQFLTEVKDHFRAKLRVSPKIEVLSTEELQKIIFPPTSRKPITLIDKRS encoded by the coding sequence ATGATACCAGAAATAGAAAAACAATCTTCTCATGAAATTAAAGTATTTCAAGAGCAAAAATTAAAAGAGTTGCTGGTATATTTAAATACACATTCGGCTTATTATAAAAAAGCCTTTGCTCACTACAAAATAGATTTACAAAGTATACAAACCTTAGAAGATCTACAAAAATTACCGTTAACGTCAAAAACTAATTTACAACTATATAATGATGACTTTTTTTGTGTGCCTAGGTATAAAATAATTGATTATGCCACTACTTCAGGCACATTAGGAAGTCCTGTTACCTTTGGTTTAACTGACTTAGATCTAGATCGATTAGCATATAATGAAGCCATATCTTTTGCTTGTGCTGGTATAAAAGAAGGAGATGTTGTACAATTAATGACTACCATGGATCGTCGCTTTATGGCTGGATTAGCCTATTTTATGGGATTACGCAAATTAAAAGCAGGTGTCATTAGGGTAGGAGCAGGAATTCCTGAATTACAATGGGATTCTATCTTAAAATATCATCCAAAATACCTAATTGCAGTACCCTCTTTTCTCTTAAAAATGATTGAGTATGCAGAAAAACAAGGGATTGATTATCAGAATTCTAGTGTAAAAGGGGTAATTTGTATTGGGGAATCATTAAGAAATCAGGATTTTTCTCCTTCGCTTTTAACCCAAAAAATTACTGAAAAATGGGGCATACACTTATATTCAACATATGCTTCTACTGAAATGAGTACTGCATTTACAGAATGTCAGCAGCAAAAAGGAGGACATCATCATCCAGAATTAATTATTACAGAAGTACTAGATGAATTAAATAATCCTGTTGCTGAAGGTCAATCAGGTGAATTGGTTATAACAACGCTAGGAGTAGAAGGAATGCCTCTATTACGTTTTCAAACAGGAGATATTGTCCAACTCCATACACAACCTTGTGCTTGTGGAAGAAATACTCATAGAGTAGGACCAGTTCTAGGAAGAAAACAGCATATGATAAAATATAAAGGAACAACTTTATATCCACCTGCAATGCATGATTTAATGACTTGTTTTTCAGCTATTAAAAATCATTTAATTGAAATTTCTACAAATGATCTTGGGACTGATGAAATTTTAATTAAAATAGCATCAACTGATACAACAGAGCAATTTTTGACAGAAGTAAAAGATCATTTTAGAGCTAAATTAAGAGTATCTCCTAAAATTGAAGTTTTATCTACAGAAGAATTGCAAAAAATAATTTTTCCACCTACTAGTCGTAAACCCATTACATTAATTGATAAACGAAGTTAA
- a CDS encoding co-chaperone GroES: MALNIKPLSDRVIVEPAAAETQTASGIIIPDTAKEKPQKGIVVAVGNGKKDQPMTVQVGDTVLYGKYAGTDLKFEGKDYLIMREEDILAII; this comes from the coding sequence ATGGCATTAAACATTAAACCACTTTCAGACCGTGTTATCGTGGAGCCAGCTGCTGCCGAAACACAAACAGCTTCTGGTATCATTATCCCTGATACAGCTAAAGAAAAACCTCAAAAAGGAATTGTGGTAGCTGTAGGAAACGGAAAAAAAGACCAACCTATGACAGTTCAAGTTGGCGATACTGTTTTATATGGAAAATATGCTGGAACTGATTTAAAATTTGAAGGTAAAGATTATTTAATCATGCGAGAAGAAGACATTCTTGCAATTATCTAA